GAACGCTCCGGCGCCGCGGTGATCGGCTCTCCCGATTTCATGGAGCGACTGGAGATGGTGGAATATCTTACCCTGAAGGGAGGAGCGGAGGCAGAGGAACAAGAGGGGGGAAGACTCAATACGCGAAAGAAGGGAAATCCCCGCCGCCGGTCGAAGCGGGAGCGGGCGAAGGCACGCAGGCTGAAAAAACTATGACATCGGCAGACCCCCGCAAGGAAGGAGAAAAAAGTACCGTGCCGCAGGAGATAACCTTCCGTATCCCTCCGGAGGGGAAGGGACAGCGAATCGACCTCTTCCTCTCTCGATTCGAGCCAACGGCGGAACTCTCCCGCTCCCGGATCCAGGAACTGATCGGAAGCGGGCATATCCTCGTAAACGGGTCCCCCGTGAAGAGCCATGCAAGACTCGCGGGCGGCGAGACCATCCACGTTACCTTGCCGGAACCCCGGCCCCTTGATCTCCTTCCCGAAGCGATCCCCCTCGAGATCCTGTATGAAGACGCCGACCTGATCGTCCTGGACAAACCGGCAGGAATGGTCGTCCACCCCGCACCCGGAAACCCCTGCGGAACCCTGGTCAACGCCCTGCTCCATCACTGCAGCGATCTCTCCGGAATCGGGGGCGTGGAACGGCCGGGGATTGTCCATCGTCTCGACCGAGAAACCTCGGGAATTATGGTGGTTGCCAAAAACGATCCGACCCACCGGAATCTTTCGGCCCAGCTCAAGAACCGGCAGGTGAAGAAGATCTATCTCGCTATCGTCCGGGGGAATGTCCGGAGTGACTCCGGGAAGATTGAGGAACCGATCGGCCGCCACGACCATCACCGGAAGAAGATGACCGTTCATCCATCGCATGGACGAACGGCGCTGACCCTCTACCGGGTGGAGAAACGTTTCGACGGATTCACCCTCCTTTCGCTCCGTCTTAAAACCGGCCGGACCCACCAGATCCGGGTCCACCTCTCCCATCTCCACTATCCCATCGTCGGTGATTCCGTTTACGGCGGGAAAAATGCCGGAAGAGTCCGCATGGGGAACCTGGAGATCGCCGTCTCCCGGCAGATGCTTCATGCCCATATACTCGGGTTTACCCACCCCACGACGGGAGAATACCGGGAATTCGCCGCACCAATCCCGCCGGACATGGAGGAGATTCTTCTCTTTCTCCGGCAGGGAACGATTTGACCTTGACACCTCCCCCGCTCCTATTATATATTTCATCAAAATTTTTTTCGTGAAGGAGCAGGACAGATGAATGTGATTTTAAGAGAAAATGTGGACAACCTTGGCAAGATCGGCGATATGGTCAAGGTAAAACCCGGTTATGCCAGGAATTATCTGATTCCATCCAAAAAGGCCATTGAAGCCACGGTCCGGAACGTCAAACAGTTGGAACACCAGAAAAAAATGGTACAGGACCGGGTTTACAAAAACCTCAAGGACGCCGAAGTGGTCGCAAAACGGATTGAGGCGCTCTCTGTGACCCTCTCGCAGCGGGTGGGCGAAAACGACCGTCTCTTCGGCTCGGTCACCTCGATGAATATCGCCGCCGCCCTGCAGGAAGAAGGGCTTGAGATCGACAAGAGGCAGATTCAGTTAGAGGAACAGATCAAACAGCTGGGTGTTTACACGGTCCCCATTAAACTGCATTCCGAGGTCACCGCCAATCTGAAAGTCTGGGTTGTGGAAGAGAAGTGATCTGAAACACCTTCGTCACCGGCAATCAATATTTCTTGACAAAGCGCTTTCTTTCCGGATTGCGCTGAATAAGATCTAAGTGGTCCTGTCCGTAAATGCTGTGACGCACCGAGAGGGTTGCAGGACAGTCTCATCAAGGCGTGCGACTGAGGCGTACCCCCTGTGCTACGGTGCAGGGAGCACAACTGTGAGGGAAAAGGTATGCTCCCGTCCGGCAAAATCCTTGAAAAAGTCCCCCCCCAGAACATCGAGGCGGAACAGGCCATCCTGGGGGCTATTCTGCTTCAGAACTCCTCGCTGAACAAGGCGATGGAGGTCATCCGGGACGACGATTTCTACAAAACCGCCCATCGGAAGATCTTTGCCGCCATGGTGGAGATGAGTAAGGCCGGTGAGGCGATCGACCTGGTGACTCTGCGGGACTATCTTCTTCGCACGGAGCACATTGATGCCGTCGGCGGGGCGGCCTACCTGGGACAGCTCACCGATGTCGTCCCGACCGCAGCGAACGTTCTCCACTATATCCGGATCGTCAAGGAAAAGTCCCTCTCCCGAAAACTGATCAGTACCGCGACGGAAATCGTTCAGGAAGGATTCAAGGAAGAACTGTCCGTGGAAGAACTCCTCGAGATGGCGGAAAAGAGGATCTTTGAGATCACCGGGGAGAAGGTCCGCCAGGGGTTTGTCGACATCCGAACGATCGTCAATGACAGTTTTGAAGTCATCGAAAAGCTCTACGCCAAGAAGGAACTCGTCACCGGCGTCCCCACCGGATTCACCGATCT
This sequence is a window from Deltaproteobacteria bacterium. Protein-coding genes within it:
- a CDS encoding RluA family pseudouridine synthase, whose translation is MTSADPRKEGEKSTVPQEITFRIPPEGKGQRIDLFLSRFEPTAELSRSRIQELIGSGHILVNGSPVKSHARLAGGETIHVTLPEPRPLDLLPEAIPLEILYEDADLIVLDKPAGMVVHPAPGNPCGTLVNALLHHCSDLSGIGGVERPGIVHRLDRETSGIMVVAKNDPTHRNLSAQLKNRQVKKIYLAIVRGNVRSDSGKIEEPIGRHDHHRKKMTVHPSHGRTALTLYRVEKRFDGFTLLSLRLKTGRTHQIRVHLSHLHYPIVGDSVYGGKNAGRVRMGNLEIAVSRQMLHAHILGFTHPTTGEYREFAAPIPPDMEEILLFLRQGTI
- a CDS encoding 50S ribosomal protein L9, whose amino-acid sequence is MNVILRENVDNLGKIGDMVKVKPGYARNYLIPSKKAIEATVRNVKQLEHQKKMVQDRVYKNLKDAEVVAKRIEALSVTLSQRVGENDRLFGSVTSMNIAAALQEEGLEIDKRQIQLEEQIKQLGVYTVPIKLHSEVTANLKVWVVEEK